The genomic DNA TCCTCATCAGCTCACTCAGATTGCAAACATTTTCACAAAAACCCATCTTCCAACTTGATTTCAAGACTTAGTTTCCAAACTCAAGCTACAGTCCATAGCACCACCTTGAGTTTGAGGAGGATGTtaatgtgatatcttgcataattaattcatataatatctTTCCTTATTTGTATCTAATTTATTAGCGCAATATCATATCacatctttctttatttttgtaTCTAGCTTCTATTAAAAATAGGCTATGTAACCCAATGTAAATTAAAACTTAATACTTCTCTTTCACACAGAAATTCAATCCTCTTTCTTcaatttctctttctttttttaagtTTGTAACAAGGGAGATCTTTGATTAGTTCTTTAGTTAGTTTTTGGATGGTACATTTCTTTCAATTGGTATTCTTTGATATTGTAATCGTGTTTTGGGaccttttattaataaaattttattggcTTACCAAAAAATTCTTTAATAAcaaattgaaatatatatatatatatatatatatatatatttgagacAACAAAAGGTAATCAACtaaaagaaggaagaaaatgaataATTCTATGAGAAGAACAAATATTTACTGATGTAAGAGCTCAAGTGCTGTTAACAAAGTGATCCTAAACCTCTCCACATCAAggttgacattctgtttctgcaAATATATGGACTTGAATTCATACCAACCCCGTCTCTGTATAGCATATGGATCGTTCAATACCTCATGATCTGGTGGATATTGTTGTATCAAGGTACTCTCTTCCGTTTTAATCTGATATCCTATGTACCTTAGGTTCATGTCCTTGGATGGCTCTCCGAAGTCGGTTTTGGCCAGCCATTCGAACCCTCCAATGGGAATAACTTGTATCAAAATTGCATTCTCCGGAAGAAAAATCATGTTGGTCAACCCCGCTCCATGGACTCCCATCATTACGTCACACGAATTCACCATTTCTGCAACTCTTGCTACGTGCGAATCTACCTCCGTTACCACTACTTCGTAGCCTAACCTTGTTGCCATCCCGGCAATGGCGTTGGTGTTTGTAAATGCTCGGGTACTCTTTCTTGAAAGAATGAAAAGCCTAGGCCTTTTCTTCCCACCATTATCCGTCATGTTGATGGCGTTTTCTTTTTTCAAGGAATAAGCACTCCTTAAAAACTTCCTGAAGTCTTTCATGGAATAAGGTGATTTTGAAGAATCAATCTTCAGCTCTTGTGGATAACGCTTCAGGCCAACCGTCACACTTGTGAAACAATGAACATTTACTTCCTTATCAATGTCGACCAACTCATATCTAGAAAGCTTCTGTAATATATTTCGAAACTTTTTAATCCACCATGGTTTTTTATCGGTAATGAGAAACTTCACTTCTCCATAGAACTGTCGAGAAGTTAAATATAGAGGAAGCACGATGTCGGTGTAGTCATGGAAATTGTTTCCAGCATATCCTGCCGTGGAAAAAATAATGGCTGGGACATTATGCCTTTGATCGCATTGAGTAGGTGTTTCATAGGCATCGACCCCTGATTTTATAAACCATTTTGTTACACGTTTAAATGCCTGTTCGTCTCCTCTTCGGGAATAAGGACGGATAACCCACGAGCCACTTTCTAGCATGGTATCAGCAGCCATGAAAACTGTAGAAGATTTTCCATCAACTCTTATATCCCCATACATCTCACAAAATTCTGTTCTTTCCTCTACATGGCAAAGTGTCTTCATCTCCTTTTGCTGAGTGATGTCTTTATTGTTGATCACCGGGGTCGTAGAGCTGCTAATTGCGTTGCCATTGCTTATTGTTTCGTTAGTACCGGTTGTATCACTTTCCCCCATTTCAATCTCAGAACTACTTGTTTCGTTCACAATTGTTGCCATAGAACTTCTTATATCACCGCCCCTTAGCTTCTCAAAGCTGTATGAATTCGTAATCCGTAACATCTTGAGACCAACATCCACCGGCATCCTCATATTCACTGCAAAACAAACATGCTACATTGACTAGAGAACATAAACAAGATTAAACGACTAACGTAGAAAAATCTGAACAAATGGGCTACTTACGAACTGGAAGAGAACCCAAATAAGGCTTGAAGACAATGCAGAAGCTCAATGCAATAAGCAAACAACCAAGAAATGCTCCATATCCTAACTTCTTTTGGTCATAGCGGCTAAAGCTTCTAGCAAAAATGGTATCATACTTCATTTTCTCACCCGCTTAAGTTGATGCAAAGAAAGTGTcatttatatatatgaaaatgCAAGGGAGTTTAGGTGCAAATTAGGAACGTTACACGAATTCTAAGTAATGCCATGTGTCATCAATAAAATTTTGACAAATAAGTAAATTTAGCTATTCttaattgaaatttattaagtGCAATAATTAGTAATAAATCTGTGGACATAATTCTTTCCTAAAAAtggatatttatattaatttccGTATATTCTTACGCTATATACATCTCCAATTTCCctcttttaatatttatattcctTTCTAATTTCCTTTTTAATATCCTTATTCCTTATATTACATAGGATTaaacttatttattttaattacactATTTCAattttcaccatttaattcccACAATTCACTCTCTTTCAAAACTTATTAAGGTTCTATTTCGAAAGCATagaataattgaataaaataaaattactaattaCAGTCTTTTATAATtacataaaattataatttttatgttatatttgataataCAAATTGTAATTATAgtgttacataatttatattttaaaaataatgaatactataaaaatattagcatattaaaaaaattaaaaccaaattatCATGGCATTATGTTAATCCAAAAAGTAGTTGATAATACTATTactaataaaaaataagaaaaattaacATCATATgtaattttatctaattgtttTAGTGTTTCTTTTTGTTGAGTATTTTCTCTTTAATACTTAACATAAGCTCATTTTCATCAAATGTTGGTCCTTAATTGAGTACATCATTATCTAATTCTAAATTTGTATCATTAAGATTATCAAGGTTTCTTTCTTCCATGTACTCTTCGAAATATAGATAATCCTAAATCCACCTATGAATGAAGATATGAAGTATGCAACATGCTAGTACGATCCaaacttattttttttatattatactaAGGTGATGTTgttaatatgaaaatattttttagaacAATAAATGTCCTTTCAACCACATTTTGAAGTCTTGAATGTCTTAAATAAAAGAGTTTGCGAGTAGACCTGAACATAGGTCGAGTCGAGTCAATGCAAAATTTAAGCCTATTTTCTAGGTCCGACACAAAAAATGGgaataaaattttgcccaagtcaGGCCTACATAAAAAATGTTAAACCTAAGCCCGGTCTAGCCAGTattaatttttagattatttttatataaaataaatttaaaaatgtaatacattaaatttactaaaacattaaaataaatgtctcccaacaaattgaaaatacattaaaaaatctttatacttaaataacccTAACATAGTTGCAACTTagtaagcaaatgcctctaaagtagtagcaaaattaacaataaaagaagagttatacaatatccaaacaataacaataaaatagtatcaATATAATAGAGAAATGGTAGCAAAACAACAACATAACAACAGTAAGCAGTAGTAATGTAACGGCCCGATTTTCAATGGTACAAGAAAATACAGTTTCAGAATCCCATTTTTATAAAGCGAAtcagtaaatattaatatttacgaggataatataaaagtatattaaagtttggtccagtaattttgccaaattaatatttaattaaggctcagggactaaatcgtaaaagtccaATCGCTATAGAGTTTTAATTGACCAAAGGCTTGAAGACTTAAATAGAAATTAGTTAAAGGTCCAACATGATAATTAGACTATTTATAATTAGTGTTAGTGGATGATGATGTCATTACATTAAATTAAGctaataaataaattagtataatTAAGTCATATTGAcctaaattaaactaaattaattagtccctaatcatcatcatcatatatatatatatatatatatatatatatatatatatataagttattgGAGGAAAGATTATGTCATCTTCCTCATTTTCTCCATTGCTATCCAAGAAGAGAAGATAATCTAGAGAAAAATCCCATGGCATTTGGCCATTAAATCTAAGGTAAATTCAAGTCATTTGCTtgtatttttttatgaatttagggTTATGGGAGTTTTATTTTGCTAGCCTATGTACCAATTTTCAAACCTattaaagttttagaaagttATCATTATTGATTTCTTAAAGaattaggcttgaaattgatagattttaagtttagactataaaaggactaaattgtaaagtcaatttaatttgtttgttaaatttgttaCATTAGGgtccaaattgaataaatgtaaaacttGTTATGAAATTATGTTAGAAATAGAAAGTACAAGGTCTTTAATGAGAATATATGAAATTGGATTTTAATATGAAGCTAGGAATTGAAAGTTATGACTAACTcgagtctagggactaaattaaataaaatgaaaaattttaaggaTATAAAAAATGAAGTTATATAGGTTCATGCATATCATAGCATAGTATGGACATATTTGGTATTCATTGATTATATAAAATGATTGTTTAAATCAAGAATCGGATTGAATTGGAGTtgatcgaggaaaagctaaaattacaaattagtccctaaagtATCCACTTTTCATATTTTGAACAAGTAAATTCATATGGAACTTATCTTCCTATTTTATGTTATGTATGATTTGTGTTGGATTATATCTATTTGTTATATTTAAGTAAAAGTTAGAGAATTTGACATATGTGGCTTCAATTGGACTGAAATTGAATAGTCATGCAAATATTGGCTATTATGAATTAGTACAGGAATGCAAATATGAAAATTGATTGTTACAGAACTtgtaaatgaaatttttaacccGATATAGGTATTCGTaatgatatatataaataatgCTCATATGAATTTATTAAAGGTGAGGATAGGACTGGCATGCCATTAGGGTTTTACACGCATTTGATCAAGGATTTTACAAGTTATAACAAGGTCTAGCATCTGTTGCAGATTCTCGAGTTATATGTATCGTAGTTTTAGTCGAGAAAGGTAACCTCGATATAATGTTAGTTTATGTAAGCAACTTTGTTAAAATGTCAACTTATGTGAGCAACCCAAATAtgttgtcagcttgtgtgagcaatttATTCTCGTGTATCCGATTCTGTTTTACTATAGTTCCATCGGGTGATATTCAATTAAATTGAAGTaagaattttgaaaatgaaatggaaatgaagtAGCATACGCATATAGTTGACATATGACTTATGAATTCTCTAATGCTAGTACTATTACTCATGGTACTCAAATGTGACTAACATGCTTACTTGGAAATGTTGATATGTGTTTAGTTATTCCATTCTATACCAAGGATAACCATTTTGAATGCCAAAAATGATTATTAACAAAGTGTGGTTTTTcctttatgaacttactaagtattctGAATGCTTACCCTAGTTGTTTATTTTCCTTGTAGATTGTCAACTTGTTGATCTTGCCATACAAAATCAGCATGAAGCACACACTATCATTGATACGGTAGTTACTGTTGggaaatgtgtccatattgtagtaaacatgtaattgttttctatttattttaatgattaataaataaataaatttaatttcacatttcactattatgtattttctatttatgtcttttatattttgcatgcataatgaaattgtgacaagcaaatattagctcattgattgtctaaagttcaaattgaagataagtggcattataaagaacgtttacattgtgagaaagacaacttactttaatagataatttaaatgagtttgtaatcccataaaagaatcaaagtgagcatttgattcaaatactgagaaggattgttatgttgtctacaattccaattggagagatggctagtcttggctatcggagcagttgactccacgagtagagacatagatgtattcattggtaaaATCATACATTGGACtcgacccaagatgaattaattctgaatccgtttgtgaattaattcgcttgtgacgttcatggtgtgatttacctaaatcctgagttagtcaccaACTATGCGTAtacaactcatgtgctttgatataagtggaggcttatgctctaaagatgatcgagcccatagcctACATGTTGGGTATATGACTTGTGTACGACATGGATTTActagcaatagtggaattcatagctcaattaaagagttactGATATCCTTTCATtgacattgtgtggattgataaatatataTCGTGGCCACGGTTTGCTCATTCTctaacgagcaatttatcacagtcatttgttaaTAGtgaatcatattaatcattaggAATACACAatagtgacaatgagataaaataggattgtattgagtgaacggatttaactcaaaggaatcaaggatatcatatgagggtaacacacatatgACAGGGTCGTTGGACAAAACAGTTTGAATGAaatgctttcgtaaagagtatacaataaggagttttcattcatggtacttcttgtggactgactccatgattaagtaattgcgaattatcggAATGATGCTTCTGGGCATAATCacaatcactagagcctaattctatatgtttgattggtccctctgctagctcaacaaaagctcgatcgaactacatttgaatcaaaagaaaattatattactttgggaataatttaattgagtagATTTTtttgatgtggaattaaattaggtggtcgtgagaattgttcaactagagaatttaattaacgaattttcttgaaaaattaaattggaaaatctaagtgatctttggaaaaaaatatttttgatcaagtaaaataaaacaattaaatcaattaaaattaatatgatatttttgaaagttaattttcaagtcaagcAATTAGCCCAACGggaaattgaacttgaaaattggtcTTGAGAGCCCAAAATCGAGACCAAGACCCAACAACTAGTTGAACCAAGCCCAGTATGTGAAATCGGGCCGAAGGTCCAACCGGTGGCTAGACCGAGCCGGTCGGGTCACCATTAACACATACCGAAACGGCAGCAGCCGAACCGGCTCAAGCTGCCATAAGGGTGTCGCACCTGCATCACCGGACATGACGGTGCCGGTGGCTGCAATGGCATCACCTGGTGGTCAATGGTGGTTGGTCGTCGATGGTTGagtagtggaagagttacactcctactgggctactagagaatttgatttcagaataattatttcaaaataatattattttaatagtttaatattaaatttaattatacttatcttaatagtattttattaatttaatattaaagtgattaagtttaatcatagttgaactctctaaactctccttatataaagagagttttgggtcattatttacagacacttgaattcaagagaatgTTGTAGGGAGAAAATTCTTTTAAGAGATTATTCCAAAAAACTTCtagatatatttttttaatttacaacttaacccaaaagtttagaaaaattacaaaattaccccactggtaatttttgtgaaaaattttctaattcgaagcgagcccacactcAGTATACGTGAACTTGAAGATAGAGGAGAAGACTACTAGGTCGAAGTGCTCATCCTAGACAAATCGAAAatgtaaaattttgattaaatgtttattgctttagatatcacaactaagatcttgttttggaaaaaaaattaaaactctggtttttccctaaatttattttctgctGCGTTTTCCAAACTCATTTTTCCAACAATTAGAATCATGAGCCAGATTGTGTTTTATCTATAAGTATAAATAgataatcaaaatatttttttcttcttcttgaatgatttgattacatagaaagtgacattctttagatcttatgcatgttttgagttatatataGGAATGGATAcgatattatatatttgttatataattgttTTTTGCATCCTATGCAATTTTTGAGTTATATATGGGAGTGGAtgtgatattatatatttgttatataattgttTTTTACTGAGGTTGTGGTTCTTAGGAAATAGACCATGGACTATCATCTCCATGTAAggctattttttaaaataattcataaaattcttgTAAGTTAGAAATGGATATAGGactgaaatgtaatttttccaaaaggaGTCCATGACGAGGAAAAGATGCAATCACAATTGAAGACCCAAGGAATGCCTTGTGGTGAAAAATTATacaattttatttttccatttattttctagaaatagaaccatAGAAACCTTGgctgacaattttattttaattacctatctcattatatatatgttttataattgtttataatattgtgtaatgttataattgttatatatatatgagatgatccacagttgatcaattaaaaataagaagagtggtaatgagaaaatacatgtgttgtattgttttattcacttctttaggttattcgataactgtgagaagtgtggtaatgagaaggcACAAGTCTAGGATTGGCTTTGGCTAGGAAAGGTTTagtttttaagtggccaaatttGACTCACCTCCCTTTCTTAGGACCTTACCTGGTGCACGGTTCACATTCACTTCTTTGTTTTTTCCCTTAAAAGAAAAACTGTGGAGAATAAAAATTGTTTGTTTTAAGATTGATTGATTCTTGTGAATGGATATTATTGCCAAAGCATGCCATGCATCTATTGGAAGCATGACATTGACATTTAAATTAGGTAAGAATGCCACTAGGACTATTATATGATCATTCTTAAAATTTGGGATAAAAAACcttgcatgtttttaaaatatttagtgGGAGAAGGTCCTTGAACAAGACATACGATCTCCATTGATGATCCCTAAGTGATAGCATGATAAAGTTTCAAGTCAGTTCCTACCCTGGTCGGACCCCAAGGTAAACTTTTTCATGTGGGTTCACTAGATGAGATTTCCTTTTAAGGACAACTAATCATGCATGATTTTCAAAGAGATTGTCCCAAGATGACTCACAAATGAAAGCATGTTCATGATAGGTGTTGAGTCAATGGTTACACGCTCAAGATCATCTCTTATTAAATAGTTTCCCAAGAAACGATATTTAAGCTAGAGATGATGGCCAAACATTAAACGATCGTTAGTTTGTGTGGAGTATTGAGAATTAAGATTCACGAACTGATTGGATGTAATCCATGTTCTTGCTAGTTAATCATAGGACCCCAAGGCGACATGGTTAATGGGTGTGAGAATGATCGTAGCAATGGAAAAATATTATTTCAAGGTTTTAATACAAGCCGTATGTATCATACTGCATTCTTGATATGttgctaaaatgaaaaatatttgctTAAAACAAATATAGTAATTAGtgaaatctttatttttttttcagttCAAATATGTCTCCTACTCCTCTTATTAGCATTCTTACTGAGAATAAATTAAATAGGGATAACTTTTAAGAATGGAAATAGAACTTGCTGATAGTTCTCAGCTGTGAGAAACACAAATTCATTCTTGACGAAATGTGCCCTCCTGAAGCTCTCCCCAAAGTGAGAAATAGCTGGAGATATTTTGACTTGATTACTCGATGTTATATGTTAGCGAGCATGAGTAGTGTGTTGCAAAAGCAACACGAGAATTTCTATACTGCCAAAGAGATCATTAAAAATTTGGAGGATTTGCTCAAAGGCCAAGTTGCATTGGCTCGACAATCCGCTATTACAAATTTGATGATTTCTCAATAGAAAATCAACACTCCAGTCAAAGAACATATGCTTGGGCTTATGAGATTCTTTGAGAAAGCGAAGGACAATAGGACTAAACTAGACGTGAACACACAAATTGAAATAGTGTTCAAATCCTTAACCAAGGAGTTTGCTGGTTTTAGGGCCGCTTACAACTTGAGGAGCAAGGTGCTTACCTTAACTTGGCTTATGAAGGAATTAAaatcctatgagttgatgttAAATGGTGGTAAGCCGGTTCAGGagaaatgtaacactcctaacccatatcTATCGCCGGACtaggattacgaggcattaccaatcaaaaCACAACTCAGAACAATCTTTCAATATATAATATGCACAAAAATTATTATAACtcagtcattttctttttttgtttttcctttttagAATACACAATAATCATAACTATAAGCTCAAACATATAAATCACATTTATATAGGTGAATCATTTATTCAACTAAAACCAAATATGCTTTACTATTTATAATACATAAACAATTCATACTTTTAAGTTTTACCATGTCAATGTTATTTATTAAACTACTTATTCGACCAACTAAAATAcatcttttaaaatataaatatatatatatatatatacttaataacCCCAAACCAAATCTCTTGACCAAATATCAAGGCATTTGAGCTCCTAAATGATTATTAAAgatgtttcatttattttacattttaatccctcaaattattatttttgcaatttagtcctaattactcaaaatcatcaaaaactccaatacaaaacatgttaatctaaaacatatctttcataattcatcatcaaacaacaaaattcacaagctctcaacaatagcataactcaaaatattcatcaaaatcaaaaattcaagcatgggttttgtagtattcgaagcaacaatctcaaaaacgtagaaattatcaaaaaccgaacaaaaatggaccttgattgagcttgagtaTGTGCCAAGCCCTAagtttcttttcccttttcttttgtgTTAATTTCGGCAATGGTTAAATAATATGAACATGGCTtcctaattttattatattataacttattataatttaaagtttattttacATATATATCCTTAATGATATAATATAAAAACCATATAATATATGCCTTATACCGTCCCACCAATGtattaatgggatatttacaacataaatacgccagcttagaaagccactaacaattcggtCCTCACGttttaaactatcaaatttttaatttacggGATTGAGTCTTTTTATTAAATCagacacacaaacgataaaattaaatcataaaaaaattcacagatataaattcacacaaaataaacatagaaaataattttaaaatatttttctgactcggattcgtggtcccaaaaccaccgttccgattagggcctaaatcgggttgttacaagaaACCTAAGACAAACTTAGTTGTGGGCCCCTTATCCTCTAAGGGGAAACAAAAAACTAAGGGAAAGAAAAACCCGACTAAGTCTTCGATTCCACCTCGTGTGGATAGGAAGAAGGCTAAGAATTCAAATGATCCTAAAAAGATGAAATGTTTCTTCTACAACAAGAAAGGGCATTTCAAATCAAACTGCAATGAGTATTTGGATTACCTAGCCGAAAAGGGAAAAGGTATGGAAATCTTTATAGTTGAAGATTGCTTAGTAGAAGAATCAATTGACAACTGGGTTATTGATTCTAGAGCCACTAATCATGTGTGTGTTCCTTTATAGGGGTTCAGGCAAACAAGAAGTCTGCGTGACAGGAGCCTCTTGTTATAGACCAGAGATGGGAGCTATGTTTCAGCTAAAATAGTGGGAGAATTTATTTTacactttgataattttaggaaaattatttttttttaaaaatgtgttttatgtacctcattttaagagaaatttaatttttgtaGCATGTTTATTTTATGACGGTTATATCGTGACATTCAGTAAAGGGATTTCTATTCATAGAAATCATTCTTTCATTTGTAATGGATGGATGGAAAGCCATTTCTACTTTATCAAACCAAATAACAACTCAATGCTTAAAAATGAAATAGTGAATAAAAagcttaaaacttctcactctaataAGGGATACCTGTGGCACTtaagacttggtcatattaaccaagaaagaatcaTAAGATTCGTGAAAGATGATCCCTTAAGTATGCTTAAGGAAGCTAATCTTtcacaatgtgaatcttgcttagaAGGTAAAATAACTAAGAGGTCTTTTAATGCGAAAGGTATAAAGGCCAACCAACCTTTAGAACTTATGCATACTGATGTATGTGGTCCCATGACCACCAGTGCCCGAGGAAGTTACGATTATTATGTGACTTTTATTGACCACTATTCTCATTTATAGATATGTGTATCTAATGCACCGTAAAAGCAAAACCTTTAATAAATTTCGAGAGTTTTGTGTGAAAGTGAAAAAGCAATTTGGTTTATGAAAGAATCTTCGGTCTGACCAAGGTGGGGAATATTTGTCCGACGAGTTCTTAGGATACCTCATAAAGAATAggattttatcccaattgactaTGTTGGGCACTCCACAGTAGAATGGCGTAGCTGAGAGAAAGAATAGAATGTTGCTTAACATGGTCCGTTCAATGTTAAGCTATTTACAACTTCTTACTTCCTTCTGAGAATATGCGATACATACAGCTTGCTATATTCAGAATGATGTGCCAACCAAGTCTTCTTGTAAAACACCTTATGAACTGTGGCATGGAAAGAAACCCGCTCTAAATCACTTTAGAATATGGGGTTGTCCAGCACACGTTCTGGATAAAGATGCAAAGAAGTTCGATGCACAGACAGAATTGtgcatgtttgtaggatatccaAAAGGAACAAAAGGAGGATTATTCTACAATCCAAAAGATAATACTATTAAATTTTCTACTCATGTTAGTTTTCTAGATGAAAGCTACATGGATAACTTTAAACCCTGAAGTAAAGTGGTACTCAAGGAAATTTCAAGAGTGGTAGAacaatcaccaagttcaattcttGAGAAAGTTGTAGAAAAACTGCAAACGATCAATAGCATAGGAGAATCCATCGTATCAGGAGAGTTTCTAAGCAACCAAACTTCTTCATCTATGATGGTAGTATTTATAATACAAAATCGAATCATGAGGATGACGATCCACTCACTTACGAGAAGGCTATGCAAGACGTTGATTTCAAGCTCTGGAAACAGGCCATGGATGTCGAGATGGATTCTATGAAATCCAATACGGTGTGGGAACTTGTAGACTTTCCAATTAGGATTTAACCCATAAGGTGTAAATGGATCTACAAGAAGAAGAGAAATGCAAAAGAGAATGTGGAAACACATAAAGCTAGACTTGTAGGGAAAGACTACACACGGAAAGAAGGTATCAATTACAATGAGACCTTTTCTCCTGTAGCCGTGCTCAAGTTTATCCGCATACTCTTATCCATTGCCACTTCTCTTGATTATGAGATCTAGCTAATGGATGTCAAGAAAACATTCTTGAATGACTATCTTAATGAGACCATTTAAATGGCTCAACCCATTGGCTATGTTGTCAAAGGAAAGGAGAAGAAAGTTTACAGACTgctaagatccatttatggacttAAGCAAGCATCCTACTCATGGAATAATAGATTTGATCAAACAATCAAGGCTTTTGGATTCGAGCAAAGTGCtgatgaaccttgtgtttataagCGTATAAAAGGCA from Gossypium arboreum isolate Shixiya-1 chromosome 9, ASM2569848v2, whole genome shotgun sequence includes the following:
- the LOC108455473 gene encoding beta-1,2-xylosyltransferase XYXT1-like, which encodes MKYDTIFARSFSRYDQKKLGYGAFLGCLLIALSFCIVFKPYLGSLPVLNMRMPVDVGLKMLRITNSYSFEKLRGGDIRSSMATIVNETSSSEIEMGESDTTGTNETISNGNAISSSTTPVINNKDITQQKEMKTLCHVEERTEFCEMYGDIRVDGKSSTVFMAADTMLESGSWVIRPYSRRGDEQAFKRVTKWFIKSGVDAYETPTQCDQRHNVPAIIFSTAGYAGNNFHDYTDIVLPLYLTSRQFYGEVKFLITDKKPWWIKKFRNILQKLSRYELVDIDKEVNVHCFTSVTVGLKRYPQELKIDSSKSPYSMKDFRKFLRSAYSLKKENAINMTDNGGKKRPRLFILSRKSTRAFTNTNAIAGMATRLGYEVVVTEVDSHVARVAEMVNSCDVMMGVHGAGLTNMIFLPENAILIQVIPIGGFEWLAKTDFGEPSKDMNLRYIGYQIKTEESTLIQQYPPDHEVLNDPYAIQRRGWYEFKSIYLQKQNVNLDVERFRITLLTALELLHQ